The genome window AACCGGCGGTTCAACTGGAGAACATGTTCTACGCGGCCCTAGAGGTAGGGATCCAGTATTCATTTGTTAAGAAAGTGGCCAAACGGCAACAGTACGCTGACCTACTCGACAATCAGGAACTGGCTTACGACGATGTCAAAACCAACTGGTTTAAGCTAGTCGAGCAGCTCCAGCAACAGGGCGCCATCAGTTCTAAGCTATCCATTCCCTGGATCTACAATCTGTTCGGGGGTATGGTCGACATCGCTATCGAAGCACACCAGGCCGGCGACGTAGCGCGCAACGATATCAAGTCCTTTTCATGGGCCTCATTTAAAGGCAGTATTGGCCTTCAATAGCTAACTCGCAACTCTGTGCAATCAATTAACGCCGCCAACATCGACAACGAATTAGTCAAAAGACTCCCCGGTTTCACTAGCCACTACCTAACGGTTAATGACGTTCAACTCCACTATATTATTGGTGGTCAGGGTGAGCCGCTCGTTTTGTTACCCGGCTGGCCGCAGACTTGGTGGAGCTATCACAAAATTATGCCTACGCTGGTCGACAGGTATCAGGTTATTGCCGTTGAGTTGCGGGGCATGGGCAGTTCGGACAAACCGATGGGGGGCTACTCTAAAAAGGTGATGGCAAGTGATGTGGCCGCCTTACTCGATCAGTTGGGCATTGGGCGAAGTAGCATTGCTGGACATGACATCGGGGCAGCGGTGGCCTTTAGCTTCGCGGCCCACTTTCCGCACAAGACAAAAAAGCTCATTTTGTTAGACACTCCCCATCCTGACGAGAACATGTACAGGCTTCCCATGTTGCCGACCGGCCTGGGTCTTCACCCCTGGTGGGTCGCTTTCAACCAAGTCAGGCACTTACCGGAACAGCTACTGGAAAACCGCTTCCACTTGGTGCAGGATTGGCTTTTTGATCAATTATTGGTCGATAAGACAGCCGTCAGTTCATTTGATCGGCAGGTGTACGCTCAGGCTTACGCCAGTCAGGACGCGATCCGAGCTTCCAATGGTTGGTATCAGGCCTTTGCTGAAGACATTGACGATATCAAGGGCAAGCGAATCGAAGTGCCCACAATGGGTATCGCTGGTCCTGCCGGCTTTGAACTGTTTTCTTATGCGTTACCCCCATACGTTGACCAGTTGACCTTAAAAGAAGTGAAAGGATCAGGCCATTTTGTACAGGAAGAAAGACCGCTTGAAACGAGTGAATTCATTCGCGATTTTCTTAGCTAGCTGGTTCAGTAAATGACAGGTGTATATGCTGTTTGTCGTAGTCGGCTCTTGTTTTACAGTATTGTCTCTCGAAATGCTCCCTATGAGACGACGAACGCTTCATTTTTGGAGATCAACGATGTCGACTGCCTTTCTACACCACCAAGAAAGTCCTGGTCAGCTAACCAGAACTTTCTTGGTGGTGTAGAAAGGCAACTAGTCAGAGGACTATAGGAAACAACTTCGTATCAGGCGAGAGCGTATCTGGTACAGGTGAAAGGCAGTTGTAAATCCGAGGGAAGTCACTCAGTAGGATCTACTAGCTGTAGTATAAATATCGCATTTACATCAATCCCCTACGGCAATACCCAGTTTGGACTCAGAAGACGAAGGTCCCTCGCGCGCTACTCTACAAGCGTGAGCAATCGAGAGGTGCACAAGCCAGCTTTCAGTTAAGACAATCAACGGGCTGGGACGCCAATAGGGCTGGTGCCGAGACAATCTCAACATCGGTGAAACTATGCAGGTAGGCTTCGATGAACGGCTTGTGGGCCGCACCAACGACTAACAGGGTCCGTCCCCCGGCGATCGGGGCCGTCGCTTCCCGGATGGCCATCGGTAAATTCTGAGCTTCCCAAGCCGCTACCCGCTGGCGGCCCACCCGGCCCATCTTGGTACTGCGTAGCATCGAGAACCATTGTGCGTCGGCATTCAGTGCCCCGAACTTGGCCGAGTTTTTCCACTTGAAAACAGGCTTCACCTGATCCGCCGATCGTAGCTTCATGGTATCCTCAGGCACCGCCGCAAAAGCCGCTGTACGATGGTTGAACAGCTCTTTTAACGCTGTAGTGGTCACCTATTCAGAAAAACTATTCAACCGACGGGATGCTAGAACAACCCTTTTCCTCTGAAAAAAACTGTTCTTCCACAAAGTAGTATTTCATCGAATTGCCACTCGGCTTACCTATAGAATGTACGTCATTGATAAGTGTCTATGAATGAGTGCGTATCAAATTAAATTTAATTTTTTCTGAAAAAACTTTCATTAAGTGAGTATCCAGACAGCTCCTCTTGGATAATAGCACTGAAGAGTTTAATCATGATAAGATTGCAATGCAGTACAAGGATGCGCTTTATCAACAGCTTTTAGAAGATCAGCGATTTGTCCGGTGGGCTACTGGTGAGGCTCCGCAGGATGATGAGCATTGGAAAAACTGGGCCCGGGAAGACAGTAGTCGACTCGATACGATGGAACTGGCTCGCCAAACGCTGTTGGCAATTCAGGGTGGTCCGGTAGACCTCTCTCAGGCCGACATTGACTATCAGATTCAGCGGGCCTTGTACACCGCTAAACAGCGCGAGATGCAGACTCGTATCCCGGTCGGGCGGGAGCATCGTCTGGCCCGCTTCAACTGGGTCGCGGCCGCTTCGTTGCTGTTCCTACTAGGTTTTGGCTGGTACGGGTATCTGAATCGGACCACGCTTACTAGGTCTTTGTCGGTGAAAAAAACGCAGCCTACAACTGACCCGCTATTGGTAAGCAACCGGCTTCAGTGTGTAGCCAATACAGACAGGCCGGCCCGGCATGTGCTGCTACCTGATGGCAGTTCGGTGGTTTTATACAAGAATAGTCAGGTCAGCTACGCGTTTGCGTTCAACGGCCCTAGGAGGGAGGTGTATCTGTCGGGCGAGGCTTTCTTTGAAGTGACCAAAGACCCCGCCAAGCCTTTCTTTGTGTACGCCGACGGATTAGTGACGAAAGTGCTGGGTACCAGCTTTACCGTGAAAGCGCACCAGCAGGCGGAGCAGGTAATCGTAGTAGTCAGAACGGGGAAAGTAGCCGTTTTTGCGCAGGCTGATCCAACGGCCGATGCGATCCGGACGAATCTCGAACTAACAGGGCTAGTGCTAACACCCAATCAGCAGGCGACGTTTGAACGAACCAACGCCCATCTGAGCCGAACAGAGACGGACGCGCCCACTGGACAGCCATCCTTTGAGTTCCGGGCAACACCGGCAGCCGACGTCTTTGCGGCGCTGGAAAAAGCGTATGGCGTAACCATCCGTTTCGACCGGGATGTCATGGCGCATTGTAGCCTGTCGGCTACGCTGGGCGACGAACCGCTACAGCAAAAATTGCAGTGGATCTGCACCATCCTGGAAGCTACCTATCAGGTAAAAGACCAGCAAATCAGCATTACCGGCAAACCCTGTCAGTAAGCTCTGTTTCGTACGCCTAACTCAACAAATTCCGATCAATGAAGCAATTCTCACCCTTACACAACGTGCTGCCAATCCTGATGCGCCTTAGTTTAATTCCGTTCGTCGTGATGATTATGTGTACCGGTTTCTCACTGGCCCGCGACGGATACGGGCAGGACGTACTTAACCGGCGCGTCACACTTCAGGTGACGAACCAAAAAGTAGAGACGGTACTTACGAAACTGGCCAAAGCGTCGGGCATCCGTTTTATGTACAGCCCGGAACTGATTCAGGCGGGACGAGCTACGTCGCTGAACGTGAAAGACGCCCGCCTGGCGATTGTACTGAATGAATTGCTGACACCTTTGAAAATTGGGTATGAAGTAGCCGGCGATCAGATTTTGCTTAAACGCCTGCCTCTGTCTGGTCAGCAGCCGGTGATCGAAACCACACTCCAGTTAGCCGTTGGTAAGAGTGCCGACATCACCGTGACGGGCCAGGTCATTGACAATACGGGCGGTACCGTGCCGGGGGCCACGGTGGCTCTGAAAGGCAGCGGCACGGTCGGTACGACGACCGATGCGAATGGGCAGTTTCGGCTCAACCTGCCCGAAACCGGCACCCATACGCTGGTCGTTTCGTCGATCGGGTACGTCACCCAGGAGGTAACCGTCAACAACCGCAAGCAGGTGGAAATTACCCTGGTGCCCGATGTAAAATCGCTCAGCGAAGTGGTGGTGGTGGGGTACGGCACCCAGCGTAAAGGCGACGTAACGGGCGCGCTGACGTCGATTTCGGCCGAGAATTTTAAGGATCAGCCGGTCACACGCCTGGATCAGGCGTTGCAGGGCCGGGCGGCTGGCGTGCAGGTGACCAGCTCGGCCGGAGCACCGGGTGGCGACGTGCGTATCCGCATCCGGGGATCAAATTCGATTAACAGTGACAACAGCCCACTGTACGTAGTCGACGGGTTTGTTGGGGCCGATTTCAACAACATCAACGCGCAGGATATTGCCTCGCTAGAGGTGTTGAAAGACGCGTCGGCAACGGCCATTTATGGTAGCCGGGGCGCCAATGGTGTAATTATTATTACGACGAAGGGGGGCAGTAAAAAGGGTATGCAGGTCAATTTCAACACCCGCATCTCGACCTCCGAGGTACTAAAGAAAATTAATACGCTTAATGCCGGTGATTTTGCGCAGATCGTCAACGAGCGGCAGGCAGCAACGGGTGGTAACCCCATTTTTACCCCGGCACAGATCGCGGGCTACCAGCAGAACGGGGGTACCAACTGGCAGGATCAGATACTCCGCAAAGCGGGTGGTCAAGAGTATCAGCTTGGCGTGTCGGGCGGAAACGAGAAAACACAGTACTTAATTTCGACCAATTACTTGGGTCAGAACGGGATTATTAACAACTCGGATTACAAGCGCTACGCCATCCGGTCGAACATTTCGTCGCAGGTGTCCGATAAGTTTTCGGTGCGGCTGAATTTTACGGGTACCCGTCGCGAGAACCATAATACCGGTGGGACAGCCGCCCGTTCGGGTGCGCTGGCGCAGGCGTTTGCGTGGGCACCTACCACGCCCGTTCGCGACGCCGATGGCAACTATACCTACCGCGACCCAGTGGGATCCATTTTTGAAAATCCGGTGGCGTTAACTACCGATGCCGACAATCGTACCAACAGCACAACGGCCAACCTGGTCGGGGGCGTACGCTACGAGTTTATCCCCGGACTGGCCCTGGATGTGCAGTACGGTATCAACTACAACAATCAGCAGGGAAAATACTACTCCGGCCCGGTGATCGCCAACCGCCTGCCCCGCGCCAGCCGGACGTCGGGTGAGCAGATTACGCTGCAAAACACCAATACGCTGAGCTACAAACGGGTGTTTAACGCCATTCATCGGGTCGATGTAACCGGCGTTTTTGAAACCCAGCAACAAACCGGCGAATCGTTTTACGCCAACGCGACCAACCTAACGTACCCGGCACAGTCGTACAACAATCTGGCCCTGGCCGAATCAAACCAGATTGGGTCGGGCTACGGAAAATGGAGTCTGCTGTCGTACTTAGGCCGGGTCAACTACGCCCTGAAAGACCGCTACCTGGTATCGGCAACGGTGCGCCGGGACGGGTCGTCCAAATTTCAGGGGAAAAACAAATACAGCGTGTTTCCCTCCATGGCGTTGGGCTGGAAAGTATCAGAAGAGCGGTTTATGCAGTCGCAGAAGCTGTTCAGCAACTTGAAGCTGCGGGCAAGCTGGGGGCTGACGGGCAATCAGGCCATCAACCCGTACGGTACGCTGTCGACCTATACCACGAATGTCGACGACGCGGCCGTTGCCTTTCGGTCGGGCTACTTCACCAACGGGATCACGAACGGCATCCTCCTCGGCAATCCGGGCAATCCCGATCTGAAATGGGAAACGACGGAACAGATCGACGCCGGCGCCGACATGACATTGCTGAACGGCAACGTGACGCTCTCCATCGACTACTTTGTCAAGAATACCCGCGACCTGCTGCTCAGCCAACCTCTGCCGGATTATGTCGGTGGAAACAGCATTCTGCGCAACGTAGGCCGGGTGCAAAACAAAGGCTGGGAGTTTTCGCTCGATGCGACGCCCATCGACCGCAACAACTTCAGCTGGAACACTTCCTTTAACGTGTCGTTGCTGCAGAACAGGGTAGTCAGCCTTAGTTCGAGCAGCGATACCATCTACGCGTCGAACGAGTTTGTCTTGATTCCGGGACAGTCATTGACGTCGTTCTGGGGCCTGCGCTACCTAGGTACGTGGAAACCCGGCGAAGCCGATCAGGCTAATCGATACGGTGAAAAACCCGGCGACGCCCACTATCAGGACCTGAACGGGGATGGCGTTATCAACGGCGCCGATTACCAGGTGATCGGTAACGGACAACCGAAAACGTCGCTGGGTTGGAACAACACGTTTACGTATAAACGCCTGTCGCTGAACGTCTTCTTTCAGGGCCTGTTCGGCTTTGACAAACTCAACTATACCTACGCCAATGGGATTGTAGGTAGTACAGACGCCCGGCAGCCGACGTTTGCCGATATCAAAAACCGCTACATCACCGGTGTTAATGAAACCTCCGACATTCCGGCTTTCAGCAACGTGAAGGAAAACTTTTACGTGCAGTCGACCCGGTTTCTGGAGAAAGGTGATTTTGTCCGCCTGAAAAACATCAGCCTGTCGTATAACCTGCCCAAATCAGCGTTGAAAAATCTCGGTACGGTCGGGGTGTTTGTCAGCGCGACCAATCTGCTGACGTTCACCAAATACAAAGGCATTGACCCTGAATCAACATCGAACGGGTCCGGCGACATTGGTCAGAACATCGACTACGGTTCGTATCCCAACGCAAAGACGTACACCGCTGGTTTGAGCCTCACCTTCTAATACCTTACTGGAAATCAAAAATACGCAGGGCCTGCTCAACGAGCGGAAGTTTGAGCCTCATCTTCTAATACCTTACTCACAAAACTGTCATGAAAAAACGAACCCTGCTTTGTCTGCTTCTTACCCTGGCTGGCTGCACCAACTATCTTGACGAAGTGCCCCAGGGGCAGGTCGTTGGCACCAACGCCATTCAGGATGTAGCCGGCCTTGAAGCCGCGCTGACCGGTACCTATAAGGGTATGCTGCGCACCTGGGCCCGGGGGTTTCTGACCTCTGCGCTGGAAGCCTACGTGATGGGAGCTGACGACGTTACCTCGCTCAGCGGTGGCAACAAAGCTGAATTCCGGCAGACCGATCAGTTCGACGTGGTATCGTCCAATTCGCGGCTGGCGCAGATCTGGAGCGGCTGTTACAAAACCATTCAGGGTGCCAACAATATCATCACGAATTACAAGACCGTTTCGGGCGATCAGACCACCATCAACGCCATCGTGGGTGAAGCGTATTTCCTGCGGGCGCTGGGCTATTACTGGCTGGTGCGGGGCTACGGCAACATTCCGCTGGTTACAAGCGCGGACTTTACCAACGATCTGCTGACTCTCCAGAAAAGTGCCCCCGCCGACATCTACAAACTGATCGAGAGCGACTTACTGCAGGCCGAACAACTGGTGCCCAACACCAAACGCGATGCCGGTCGGCCCAATAAGGGGTCGGTGAAAGCGTTGCTGGCCGATGTGTACCTGACAGAAGGCGGCTGGCCCATCAAAGACGCGTCGAAGTATGCGCTGGCGGCAACCAAGGCCAAAGAAGTGATCGACAACAAGACCACGTATGGCTTTGACCTCGTACCCGATCTGGCGACGCTCTGGTCGGGTACGCCCGCGTCGGTGGGTACGTCGGAAGAAATTTTCTCGTTCCAGACCTCGGTGAACTACGGCGGGTCGGCCAACGCGTTCTACGGCAGCTCGGCCACGCCCGGCGACGAAAACGGCTGGGACGATTTCTTCGCTGAAGTTGGTTTCTTCAACCGCTTTCCGGCTGGTAAGCGCAAGGATATTACGTTCTACACGGAGTTCACCAAGTCCGACGGTACCACGATTTCGTGGCAGAACAGCCAGTCGAAGCACCCCTATTACCGCAAATTTCGTCTGGCCGATAACACAAACTACCAGTCGTCGATGCCGGTGCACATGATCCGCTACGCCCACGTGCTGTTGGTATACGCGGAAGCGCAGGCCCGGTCGGGTAACAGCGTCAGCACGGATGCCTACACGGCAGTAAATGCCGTGCGGAAACGGGCCGGGCTGGCTGATCTTACCGGTTTATCGGCCACTAATTTCGCTGCTGCCGTGGTGGACGAACGGGCCTGGGAGTTTGCCGGCGAATGGACCCGCTGGTTTGATTTACAGCGGCTGGAGCAGGTCGAAGCGGCCAACGCCCCCGACAAAAAAGGCGCGGATGATCTGAAACCGCTTAAGTCAATCACGAAAGCGAATTACTGGTATCCCGTTCCGATCGGTGATGCAAACATCAACCCGAACCTGTAACCAGCAGGCGTGCCAGTCCTTGCCGGGTTAGGCGGTGTGATAGGCTGCATGTCTGTTCAGTCAGTAACGGTTCTAAACCGGCGGGCCTATACGTCCGCCGGTTTACTATTGCTGTAGCCATTGCCTGGTCTGCACAGCGAATTTGGTTTAGTATGACGTATTTGATGAAACAGCTAGTACTGCTATTGGGGGTGATGGGTACGCTCACGGGCCGGGCGCAACAGGCTTCCCTGGTCTGGCCGTCAGCGGTCAATTCTACTGCCCGAACCCAGCTTTTTGATCAGGACTGGCGCTTTCTACGGGATAGTGTGCCGGGAGCGGAACAGCCTTCGTACCAAGATGATACCTGGCGACGGCTTACCCTGCCCCACGACTGGAGTATCGAGGACCTGCCCCCCCAACAGGCCGGCACCGTTGCGGGGCCGTTTGCCAGAAGCAGCGCTGGGGCTACCTCGACGGGGTACGCCGTGGGGGGAACCGGCTGGTATCGGAAGACCTTTACCTTACCGCCCGCCACAGGAGCCAAACGCGTTTCGGTTCGCTTCGATGGGGTATATCGCAACGCCGACGTCTGGCTGAACGGGCATCACCTGGGCTTTCACCCCTACGGCTACACGCCGTTTGTCTACGACCTGACGCCCTATCTGCGCCACCCTGGTCAGCCCAATAGCCTGGCGGTGCGGGTACGTAACGGGGGGCAGAACACGCGCTGGTATACCGGCTCGGGCATTTACCGGCACGTCTGGCTGACTATCGCCGAATCGATTCACGTGGCTCCCTGGGGCATTACCGTCACCACTCCGCAGGTGTCCGACAGCGCCGCGCAGGTGCAGGTTCGTACGGTAGTGGTGAACCAGGGCTCGATAGCCGCGCCAGTTACCGTTCAGGTATTGCTACAGACGGCGGACGGGCGAGTAGTGAACAGCACCCGAAAGACCGCGACTGTTGCCGCCGCAGGCCGGACCGACGTCACGCAGACCCTGACGCTGGCGCAACCCAAACGCTGGTCGGTCGAGACGCCGTACCGTTACCGGGCCGTCGTAACCATCCGGCAGGGCAGCCGAACCGTGGATAGCCTGTCGACACCGTTTGGTGTGCGTACGATTCATTTTAATGCACAAACCGGGTTTACCCTCAATGGCAAACGTGTATGGCTCAAAGGCGGCTGTGTTCACCACGATAATGGGCCGCTCGGTGCAGTGGCGCTGGATCGGGCCGAGGAACGCAAGGTCGAGCTGCTGAAAGCCAACGGATTCAACGCCGTTCGTTCCAGCCATAACCCACCGTCGCCCGCTTTCCTGGACGCCTGCGACCGGTTGGGGATGCTGGTGATTGACGAAGCCTTCGATATGTGGCAACGCCCCAAAAAACCGGACGATTACCACCTTGATTTCGACGCCTGGTGGGAGCGCGACCTGACGGCCATGATCGAGCGCGATAGAAACCACCCGGCTGTTATCCTGTGGAGTGTGGGCAACGAAATCAGCGAGCGCGCTGACTCGTCCGGGCTGGCTATTACCCGAAAACTGGTCGATGCGGTACACCGGCTTGATCCGACCCGACCAACGACGGAAGCTATTTGCCGCTTCTGGGAATATCCGGGTACGCCCTGGGAAGCATCGGCCAAGGCGTTTGCTCTGCTGGATATTGGGGGTTACAATTACGAATGGAAGCACTACGAATCCGATCATCGGCAGGCACCGAACCGCATTATGGTGGGTACCGAAACGTTCGCTAAAGAAGCCTATGAAAACTGGCAGCAGGTCGAAACGCATCCGTACGTGATTGGGGATTTCGTCTGGACGGCCCTGGATTACATGGGCGAAACGGCCATCGGCCATTCGCTGCTGCAACCCCGAACGGATAAAGATAGTCTGGCGGCCGTGCTGCCCTGGCCCTGGTTCAACGCCTTCTGTGGCGATCTGGATCTGATTGGCACCAAGAAGCCGCAGTCCTACTACCGCGATGTTGTGTGGCGTAACAGCCCGGTCGAGATGGCGGTTCACGTCCCCATTCCCGATGGCATGAAAGAAACGGTTACCAGCTGGGGCTGGCCCGATGAGCGACAAAGTTGGACCTGGTCCGGCCCGGATGGGTCCGGCCTGGACGGGTCCGGGTTTGGGGCCGCAGGTAAGCCACTTCAGGTACGGGTCTTTACCCGGAGCCAAAAGGTACGTTTGCTATTGAACGGTAAGCACGTCGGGGAACAGAGCCTGCCCGACAGCAGCATCGTGGTGGTGTTTACCGTTCCCTATCAGCCGGGTACGCTGGAAGCCATCAGCCTGAACGATGGCCAGGAGACAGGCCGTGTATCGCTCACAACGGCATCGTCTCCTCACCGTATCCGGCTCACCGCCGACCGGCCGACGTTGCGGGCCGATCAACAGGATCTGTCATTTCTGACCGCTGAGGTAGTCGATGCGCAGGGGCGGGTTGTGCCCGACGCGGCCCTGCCGTTAACGTTTCAGGTGAGTGGAGCGGGTAGTCTGGCGGCCGTGGGCAGCGGCAATCCAACGGACATGGCCAGCTTCCAGCAGCCAACGCGGACGACGTACCGGGGCCGGTGTCTGGCTGTAATTCGCGCTACCGCTACCAAAGGCAGCATTACGGTAAGGGCGTCGGCGGCCGGACTGGTTCCGGCGGAGGTAACGCTCAGCACACAGTAGGTGAATCGACTTTTAGGATTTTACAGCCTGCGCTTGCGTTGTTGCTTTGGCTAAGACATCAGGCTGTGAACCATACTAGGTTGCCGAAAAATGGAATCGCTTTCGGCAGCTTGGTAATACGTTGAGCGCCCGCCGATTTCTCGGCTTTCAAAAACGACGAAACACTAAGCACTTTCCTACAATGCAAACCTCAACGTTAGCGGATCGAGTCGTGACGCCTGTTTGGAGTACTCCAGCTACACGTTGCATAGAGTACGTTTGCTTTGGCTCAATTCAGTAGCAATATGGATGATCAGGCACTGTGGCAATTGCTTCGGACAGGTAGCGAGGAGGCCTACAGCGTCTTAGCCCAACGGTACTACGCTAAACTGGTTCATTACGGTCAAAAGTTTACGCCAAACCGACAACTCGTTGAAGATGCTCTTCAGGACCTGTTAATCCGGCTGTGGTTAGGCCGTCAGCGACTCAGCGATACACCTTCTGTCAAATTTTACCTGTTGAAAGCATTTCGACATCAATTGTTCAAAACCCTCAACAAATCGCTTCGCCATTCGGAAGTTGAAGAAGCAGATATGGCTGAGCTAATGGTATTTTCTGTTGAAGATCAATACATTGAACTGGAAAGTGACCTGCGATTTACTAGTGAATTAACGGAACGCCTAACTCATCTACCAACGCGGCAGCGGGAAGTGATCTACCTGCGGTTCTTTCAGGGTCTTACTATCGAGGAAATAGCTGATTTACTCGTGATACAGACTCAGTCTGTAAGCAATTTATTACAACGAGCACTGACAAATTTAAGATCAAGCTGGTTCATCACTACACCGGTAATACTGGCGTTAGCATATCGCCTTATCCCCCTTTTGTAAACGCAGATCAGGCAAAAAATAGAGCCCTGCCTCATTTTTTACCAATAGATCGGGTTAAAATTATGTACTACAAAGCGTCAAAGCGGGAACAGCTTTCGGTAGCTATTGCTTTTCAGTTGTGGGCAAGGTAAATCGTTCAGATACGGCCAATCAAGGTGGCCCTCCGATCCACCCGTTCGTTGTTCCCCATTCTATTCACGTGGTCGATTGATATGGTGTCAGACGGTTGCCATGCCGTTGCGAACCGCATCCAGCATTAACTTTGGTGGTGGCTGTTCGCTGTTCAGAGGAGCAGTTTCTCTTTAAACGCTCGGAGCGAGGTACAGAGCTAATTGATCTCTTCCCACAGTTCGATTTTGTTGCCTTCCGGGTCCAAAATATGCACAAATTTACCCTGCTCGTAGACGGTAATTTCATCTATCACCGCAACTCCGTCTCGCTTTAGCTGCTCTACCAACGACTCAAGCTGATCGACCTGATAATTGATCATAAACTCCTTGGGGGAGGGCGCAAAATAGCCAGTGTCTTTACCGAAGGTGGCCCAAACTGTTGTTCGTTCTTGACTCGGATTATTGGTATCACGCCACTTGAATAATGTACCATACTCCGCCACCGGCAGGCCCAGGTGATAAGCATACCACTGGTTGATCGCTTGGGGATCATCGCAGGTGAAAAAGATGCCGCCTAGTCCTATTACCTTTCCCATTTTGAGCCTATTTTGATTGATTTACCAATAGTAGACAGGCCAACACGTAATCTATTTACGTGGTTGTTCAAATGAGTATCTACACTGGCTATTACCAATGAAAATAGTAGGACGTTGACGGCAAAATGACAAGACATCCAGTAGTTGACGTACTGTAAGTAGTTATGTTGATAAACCCGGTTACAGTAGAACGAATTAAGAAGACACCATTTCTGCTACTTTAAAGTCGAAGGCCAAAGCCTCTCACAAATCGCTGATTTCACTCCGCTTTCTTGTTAGTGTTTATCCTACCTGAATGGCCCTGTTTACCAATCACGCTTCCTATCGATTCTTGACTAGCTACCAGGATAATATCGGCTTGCTGCCGGAATAAGCCAAACACCACCAATTGTCAATGCCAATTCACTTTGTTTCAAGTCTAGCTAGAATCCGTTTCATCTGAGCAATCTCCCGCTCCTGTGCGTCAATAATATTTTGGGCTAACTGCTTCACCTCGGGGTCTTTCAAGTTCGCTCGCTTGCTGACTAAAATGGCAATCGAATGGTGGGGAATCATCGAGTGCATGAATAATTTATCATCGATAAAGGTTTGATTACGAACGCCGACTAGGGCCGCCACAAACAGCCCTACGCTCCCAGTCACAATCAGCTGATTCAGCCGTACGTTTCGATACATACTCCGCATAAACCCCAGCATAATAAGGGACATACTGCTGATCATTAACGTGGTCATATATAGACGGTTAACGCTCAGGTAAAGATGATCCGCTTGTTCGGTGTTCAAGTACATTGTCAAGTGCATCACCACGAAGGAAACGCCTAACATCAAAAAAAACCTGGTGTAATTGCCTTTGGTCATCGGCGGCTGACGGGCGGGATTCGAATTCATGGAAAAGGTAGTTAGCAACCCGTTTGGGGGAGGGACTGGTAATCAATTGTAGCAAAAATAGCC of Spirosoma rhododendri contains these proteins:
- a CDS encoding RagB/SusD family nutrient uptake outer membrane protein — its product is MKKRTLLCLLLTLAGCTNYLDEVPQGQVVGTNAIQDVAGLEAALTGTYKGMLRTWARGFLTSALEAYVMGADDVTSLSGGNKAEFRQTDQFDVVSSNSRLAQIWSGCYKTIQGANNIITNYKTVSGDQTTINAIVGEAYFLRALGYYWLVRGYGNIPLVTSADFTNDLLTLQKSAPADIYKLIESDLLQAEQLVPNTKRDAGRPNKGSVKALLADVYLTEGGWPIKDASKYALAATKAKEVIDNKTTYGFDLVPDLATLWSGTPASVGTSEEIFSFQTSVNYGGSANAFYGSSATPGDENGWDDFFAEVGFFNRFPAGKRKDITFYTEFTKSDGTTISWQNSQSKHPYYRKFRLADNTNYQSSMPVHMIRYAHVLLVYAEAQARSGNSVSTDAYTAVNAVRKRAGLADLTGLSATNFAAAVVDERAWEFAGEWTRWFDLQRLEQVEAANAPDKKGADDLKPLKSITKANYWYPVPIGDANINPNL
- a CDS encoding glycoside hydrolase family 2 TIM barrel-domain containing protein, with translation MKQLVLLLGVMGTLTGRAQQASLVWPSAVNSTARTQLFDQDWRFLRDSVPGAEQPSYQDDTWRRLTLPHDWSIEDLPPQQAGTVAGPFARSSAGATSTGYAVGGTGWYRKTFTLPPATGAKRVSVRFDGVYRNADVWLNGHHLGFHPYGYTPFVYDLTPYLRHPGQPNSLAVRVRNGGQNTRWYTGSGIYRHVWLTIAESIHVAPWGITVTTPQVSDSAAQVQVRTVVVNQGSIAAPVTVQVLLQTADGRVVNSTRKTATVAAAGRTDVTQTLTLAQPKRWSVETPYRYRAVVTIRQGSRTVDSLSTPFGVRTIHFNAQTGFTLNGKRVWLKGGCVHHDNGPLGAVALDRAEERKVELLKANGFNAVRSSHNPPSPAFLDACDRLGMLVIDEAFDMWQRPKKPDDYHLDFDAWWERDLTAMIERDRNHPAVILWSVGNEISERADSSGLAITRKLVDAVHRLDPTRPTTEAICRFWEYPGTPWEASAKAFALLDIGGYNYEWKHYESDHRQAPNRIMVGTETFAKEAYENWQQVETHPYVIGDFVWTALDYMGETAIGHSLLQPRTDKDSLAAVLPWPWFNAFCGDLDLIGTKKPQSYYRDVVWRNSPVEMAVHVPIPDGMKETVTSWGWPDERQSWTWSGPDGSGLDGSGFGAAGKPLQVRVFTRSQKVRLLLNGKHVGEQSLPDSSIVVVFTVPYQPGTLEAISLNDGQETGRVSLTTASSPHRIRLTADRPTLRADQQDLSFLTAEVVDAQGRVVPDAALPLTFQVSGAGSLAAVGSGNPTDMASFQQPTRTTYRGRCLAVIRATATKGSITVRASAAGLVPAEVTLSTQ
- a CDS encoding RNA polymerase sigma factor; translated protein: MDDQALWQLLRTGSEEAYSVLAQRYYAKLVHYGQKFTPNRQLVEDALQDLLIRLWLGRQRLSDTPSVKFYLLKAFRHQLFKTLNKSLRHSEVEEADMAELMVFSVEDQYIELESDLRFTSELTERLTHLPTRQREVIYLRFFQGLTIEEIADLLVIQTQSVSNLLQRALTNLRSSWFITTPVILALAYRLIPLL
- a CDS encoding VOC family protein codes for the protein MGKVIGLGGIFFTCDDPQAINQWYAYHLGLPVAEYGTLFKWRDTNNPSQERTTVWATFGKDTGYFAPSPKEFMINYQVDQLESLVEQLKRDGVAVIDEITVYEQGKFVHILDPEGNKIELWEEIN
- a CDS encoding DUF305 domain-containing protein → MNSNPARQPPMTKGNYTRFFLMLGVSFVVMHLTMYLNTEQADHLYLSVNRLYMTTLMISSMSLIMLGFMRSMYRNVRLNQLIVTGSVGLFVAALVGVRNQTFIDDKLFMHSMIPHHSIAILVSKRANLKDPEVKQLAQNIIDAQEREIAQMKRILARLETK